A section of the Rhodothermus profundi genome encodes:
- the flgF gene encoding flagellar basal-body rod protein FlgF: MLLRLQNAAASMTEAIRQQERLANNLANVNTAGFKQARLFVEALNERLDAERAPRSDRRLTQWNDMTQGALEHTGNPLDVAIEGDGFFVVIDETTGAAFYTRAGQFRLDAEGYLRTLDGLLVEGEEGPIQLLPHERTRSLSISQDGVLRADEREVARLRIVQFARPEALQRVAGARFTAPDQEPQPVEAPRLRPGFLESSNVNPVLAMTEMIEHFHRFETQQKIIQTTDQLLGQIIRNLGKF; the protein is encoded by the coding sequence ATGTTGTTGCGTCTTCAGAATGCGGCCGCCTCCATGACCGAGGCCATCCGCCAACAGGAACGCCTCGCAAATAACCTGGCCAACGTGAACACGGCCGGTTTCAAACAAGCACGACTTTTCGTGGAAGCACTGAACGAGCGCCTCGACGCCGAACGCGCTCCCCGGAGCGACCGCCGCCTCACTCAGTGGAATGATATGACGCAGGGAGCGCTTGAGCATACCGGTAATCCCCTGGACGTGGCTATTGAAGGCGACGGGTTCTTTGTCGTGATTGACGAGACAACCGGCGCAGCCTTCTACACGCGCGCCGGCCAGTTCCGGCTGGACGCGGAAGGGTACCTGCGCACCCTCGATGGACTGCTGGTCGAAGGCGAGGAGGGTCCCATTCAGCTCTTGCCCCATGAACGCACCCGCTCGCTTTCCATCAGTCAAGATGGCGTGCTCCGCGCAGACGAACGTGAAGTAGCCCGCCTGCGCATTGTACAATTTGCTCGGCCGGAGGCGCTGCAACGCGTAGCCGGTGCTCGCTTCACGGCACCAGACCAGGAACCCCAGCCTGTCGAAGCCCCGCGCCTGCGCCCCGGCTTTCTTGAAAGCAGCAACGTAAACCCGGTGCTCGCCATGACAGAAATGATCGAGCACTTTCATCGCTTTGAAACCCAGCAAAAGATTATCCAGACCACTGACCAGCTACTGGGACAGATTATTCGGAATCTCGGGAAGTTCTAA
- the flgG gene encoding flagellar basal-body rod protein FlgG produces MLRALRTAALGMNAQQTNVDNIAHNLANANTTGFKSARVVFQDLLYQTVQTPGQEEAEGLTPPASLQLGSGVAVVATVRQFTQGSLVETGNALDLAINGDGFFQIRRPDGSIVYTRDGTFTLNADGTFVTQTGLPLEPELSVPPDTVEIHISQDGVVSVRLQGETERIEIGQLELARFPNPAGLRALGGNLYEQTEASGFPILGTPGEEGFGTVKQGFLEAANVDVVQEMVNLITAQRAYEINSKMVSTTEEMLQTASQMKR; encoded by the coding sequence ATGTTACGGGCACTCCGCACAGCTGCTCTGGGCATGAACGCCCAGCAAACCAACGTTGACAACATCGCCCATAATCTAGCCAACGCAAACACAACGGGCTTTAAAAGCGCCCGCGTCGTCTTTCAGGATCTGCTTTACCAGACTGTTCAGACGCCCGGCCAGGAAGAAGCAGAAGGCCTGACGCCGCCGGCTTCGCTGCAGCTCGGAAGCGGCGTAGCGGTCGTTGCCACCGTGCGTCAGTTCACGCAAGGCAGCCTGGTAGAAACCGGCAACGCACTGGACCTGGCAATCAACGGGGACGGATTTTTCCAGATACGACGGCCAGACGGCTCCATCGTTTACACCCGGGATGGCACGTTCACGCTGAACGCCGACGGAACGTTTGTCACGCAAACAGGCCTCCCGCTGGAGCCAGAACTGAGCGTTCCTCCCGATACGGTTGAGATTCATATCAGCCAGGACGGCGTGGTATCTGTCCGGCTGCAAGGTGAAACGGAACGCATCGAGATTGGCCAGCTCGAACTGGCACGCTTTCCCAATCCGGCCGGCCTGCGCGCTCTGGGCGGCAACCTCTATGAGCAGACGGAAGCCAGTGGCTTTCCCATTCTGGGCACTCCGGGTGAAGAAGGCTTCGGAACGGTCAAGCAGGGTTTTCTGGAAGCGGCCAACGTCGATGTGGTGCAAGAAATGGTCAATCTGATTACCGCCCAGCGGGCTTACGAGATCAACTCCAAAATGGTCTCTACCACCGAAGAAATGCTGCAAACGGCCAGCCAGATGAAGCGGTAA
- the flgA gene encoding flagellar basal body P-ring formation chaperone FlgA has protein sequence MMRLLWIIGLLQWLGVPHPTPEPLEVRLQRAIDSLLAETFPALAAHLKPRLLRYQPVAAGQIRMQLPSTVDDPTGPLQVELWTPDNRGTWRKAGWALFYVARYDSVVVARQALQRGEPVDPTALTIVWQEITRLRTPPLTPTRLRQLQQQGVLLAARSVAAGQILRATDLRPPYAVQTGDTVWMRYRRGTLLLRLRCQARASGFIGDVIELYAPQTQATYRGRIVAPGLVEWIATLQP, from the coding sequence ATGATGCGGCTGCTGTGGATCATCGGACTGCTGCAATGGCTTGGAGTCCCTCACCCGACTCCCGAGCCGCTGGAGGTGCGGCTCCAGCGCGCCATTGATTCGCTGCTGGCCGAAACGTTTCCTGCTCTGGCTGCCCACCTCAAACCGCGCCTGCTGCGCTATCAGCCTGTAGCTGCCGGCCAAATTCGCATGCAGCTACCTTCCACAGTCGATGATCCCACGGGCCCTCTGCAGGTTGAACTCTGGACCCCTGATAATCGGGGAACGTGGCGCAAGGCAGGATGGGCCCTGTTTTACGTGGCCCGTTACGACTCTGTGGTTGTCGCTCGCCAGGCGCTCCAGCGCGGTGAACCGGTTGATCCAACGGCCCTGACAATTGTCTGGCAGGAAATTACTCGCCTTCGCACCCCTCCGCTGACTCCTACGCGGCTACGCCAGTTGCAACAGCAGGGCGTCCTGCTGGCGGCTCGCTCGGTAGCTGCGGGCCAGATCCTGCGCGCCACTGATCTACGCCCTCCCTATGCGGTCCAGACAGGCGACACGGTCTGGATGCGCTACCGCCGAGGCACCCTCCTGCTGCGGCTCCGCTGCCAGGCCCGCGCTTCCGGGTTCATTGGCGACGTGATTGAACTATACGCCCCCCAGACCCAGGCCACCTATCGGGGACGCATCGTAGCGCCCGGCCTGGTTGAATGGATTGCCACCCTCCAACCCTAA
- a CDS encoding flagellar basal body L-ring protein FlgH yields the protein MRTLLLLSLLLLPGLSAAAQPSLYADFRAVRPGDIITIILAERTAAQRESNYEHLANAKVGGTGAVSGTLGGRFSADATFVRESKANNETIQRDLLEGTVTALVVGIDSTTGNLFIEGERKLNINGVTHLMRISGVVRPYDVRHDNTVFSYQIANARIEYRQSGLPRKFFRPGLLTRLGALALIGAAIALGVQ from the coding sequence ATGCGTACGCTGCTGTTGCTAAGCCTGCTGTTGCTGCCCGGCCTGTCGGCTGCTGCACAACCTTCGCTGTACGCCGACTTCCGCGCAGTGCGCCCGGGCGATATCATCACCATCATTCTTGCTGAGCGCACCGCGGCGCAACGCGAAAGCAACTATGAACACCTGGCCAATGCTAAGGTAGGGGGAACCGGTGCGGTCAGCGGTACGCTGGGCGGACGCTTCAGCGCCGACGCCACGTTCGTGCGTGAAAGCAAGGCCAACAATGAAACCATTCAGCGCGACCTGCTGGAAGGAACCGTCACAGCGCTGGTGGTTGGCATCGATTCCACGACAGGCAACCTGTTCATCGAAGGGGAACGAAAGCTCAACATTAACGGCGTCACCCACCTCATGCGCATTTCTGGCGTTGTGCGTCCCTACGACGTCCGCCATGACAACACGGTGTTTTCCTACCAGATTGCTAATGCCCGGATCGAATACCGACAGAGCGGTCTGCCCCGTAAGTTCTTCCGCCCAGGTCTGTTAACCCGCCTGGGCGCCCTGGCGCTGATTGGTGCCGCCATTGCCCTTGGCGTTCAGTAA
- a CDS encoding flagellar basal body P-ring protein FlgI, whose amino-acid sequence MRHWIWIGLLFAAFLPAQGQDAGQARLKDLVTIEGAAPLQLIGYGLVVGLDRTGDRARGQRGAPYTVQSIANMLRRFGITVDPNLLRARNAAAVMVTATLDPFAAPGTRLDVTVSALGDARSLSGGVLLQTPLQDPTTGQVYAIAQGPISTGAVLASSFGSSVQINHTNTGRVPGGGVVIATPPVTLSGPQLGLVLKRPDFTNATRIAEAINGRFPNAAEVVHAGLVRINVPDGMDNPAQLLAELEPLTIAVDIPARVVINERTGTIVAGGNVRISEVMITYGSLVISTQAEPFVAQPPPLSQGETVTGARATIDVQEEVARSVVLGPNANVAQLAAALNELGLTARDIIAIFQAIERAGALQGELIIL is encoded by the coding sequence ATGCGTCATTGGATCTGGATCGGATTACTGTTTGCCGCCTTCCTGCCCGCGCAGGGGCAGGACGCTGGCCAGGCGCGTCTGAAGGACCTGGTCACCATAGAGGGAGCCGCCCCCCTTCAGCTCATTGGCTATGGCCTGGTGGTGGGGCTGGACCGCACCGGCGACCGCGCTCGCGGTCAGCGTGGCGCTCCTTACACCGTGCAAAGCATCGCCAATATGCTGCGTCGCTTTGGCATCACAGTCGATCCCAACCTGCTGCGCGCGCGCAACGCAGCCGCCGTCATGGTTACTGCCACGCTGGACCCATTTGCAGCGCCAGGTACACGTCTGGACGTTACTGTCTCTGCCCTTGGCGACGCGCGGTCGCTTTCCGGCGGGGTTTTGCTACAGACGCCCCTGCAGGACCCCACGACCGGTCAGGTGTACGCAATTGCCCAGGGCCCCATCTCAACGGGAGCAGTCCTCGCTTCCAGCTTCGGCTCCTCTGTCCAGATCAACCATACCAATACAGGCCGCGTGCCCGGTGGCGGCGTGGTCATTGCCACGCCTCCGGTTACGCTCAGCGGGCCCCAACTGGGCCTGGTGCTTAAACGTCCAGATTTTACGAACGCCACGCGCATTGCCGAAGCGATCAATGGGCGCTTCCCCAACGCAGCCGAAGTGGTTCACGCCGGCCTGGTGCGCATCAACGTACCGGACGGCATGGACAATCCAGCCCAACTGCTGGCTGAGCTGGAGCCATTGACCATCGCGGTTGATATCCCGGCTCGCGTTGTAATCAACGAGCGAACAGGGACCATCGTGGCCGGTGGCAACGTGCGCATCAGCGAGGTGATGATCACCTATGGCAGCCTGGTTATCTCCACACAGGCCGAGCCATTCGTAGCCCAGCCGCCACCCTTGAGCCAGGGAGAAACGGTAACGGGCGCGCGCGCCACCATCGACGTGCAGGAAGAAGTAGCCCGCTCGGTTGTGCTGGGCCCTAATGCCAACGTAGCCCAACTGGCTGCTGCCCTGAACGAGCTCGGCCTGACTGCCCGCGATATCATCGCCATCTTCCAGGCTATCGAACGAGCTGGTGCCCTCCAAGGTGAACTCATCATCCTATGA
- a CDS encoding peptidoglycan hydrolase, with protein sequence MPQNIQHLLGPTGASALLGARRPHTPEEAARQFEELLLRQFVQVMTRNLFRESLTGDEAPGWLSTYRDAQRDALTDVLARHLAEQGRLGIAELLLRQWQQSGYLPPSDNEPESNP encoded by the coding sequence ATGCCCCAGAACATCCAACACCTTCTCGGTCCTACCGGCGCCAGTGCCCTGCTGGGCGCGCGGCGCCCTCATACCCCGGAAGAGGCGGCACGCCAGTTTGAAGAGCTCCTGCTCCGCCAGTTCGTGCAGGTTATGACCCGCAACCTCTTTCGCGAATCGTTGACCGGAGACGAAGCACCCGGCTGGCTCAGCACCTACCGCGATGCCCAACGGGACGCACTAACAGATGTGCTGGCCCGCCATTTAGCTGAGCAGGGACGCCTGGGCATTGCAGAATTGCTACTGCGCCAGTGGCAGCAGTCCGGTTACCTCCCTCCTTCAGATAACGAACCGGAGTCGAATCCATGA
- the flgN gene encoding flagellar export chaperone FlgN, which translates to MNIPHNLLQQFIETIEAELQLLGQLEQSFEAQLDALRRHEHEALEQAAMTTSELVTRLERLQQKRAGKGRLLRRMLRLELSAPTEQLLAALEAHPESRPAAHALRQLQQKLQERLRQTRQRCETLEFSLKYAIQIGQELLELLQLLDQPASRVYTPTGQTRQACPQRSVVNRLG; encoded by the coding sequence ATGAACATTCCGCATAACCTTTTGCAGCAGTTTATTGAGACCATCGAAGCCGAGCTGCAATTGCTGGGGCAGCTCGAACAGAGCTTTGAAGCGCAGTTAGACGCGCTGCGACGCCATGAGCACGAAGCCCTGGAGCAGGCTGCCATGACTACCAGCGAACTGGTAACCCGGCTTGAACGCCTGCAACAGAAGCGAGCCGGCAAAGGGCGTCTGCTGCGCCGCATGCTGCGTCTGGAGCTTTCCGCCCCCACCGAACAGCTACTGGCCGCTCTTGAAGCCCACCCGGAAAGCCGTCCAGCCGCTCACGCGCTCCGGCAACTACAGCAGAAGCTTCAAGAGCGACTCCGCCAGACTCGCCAACGCTGTGAAACGCTTGAGTTTTCGCTGAAATACGCGATACAAATAGGACAGGAGCTGCTGGAACTCCTACAGCTCCTGGACCAGCCTGCCAGTCGTGTATATACCCCCACCGGACAAACCCGGCAGGCCTGCCCCCAACGATCTGTCGTCAATCGCCTGGGTTGA
- the flgK gene encoding flagellar hook-associated protein FlgK, with protein MSLNQLFSLTRRSFQTIQAAMNTIGQNVANANTEGYARRRVTLQAVNIRDVGLYTALPPRSATGMGVSVAAYERLRDHLLDVAAWEARASLGASDEETRILQVLEGMLAADSESGLPALLNDFWNRWTDLANHPTDTGVREALRGQAQTLVDTFRRLARNLETLTTQTTDALRDAVDQANSLLQELASLNATIQAARQKGNPDLVAEDRRDQLVHELAELLPVQVQTLDDGSYQLTVNGMALVQGDQVMPLTLNLSGSTPTLTFGNTGIAFQTKEGQDGRIGAQLRLLTNTIPDVRQRLDTLAATLVNEINNRHTTGYGLDGGTGRPFFDPAGTTAATIALSSDVLNDSRVIAASGDPTAPGDNSVALQIAGLRDALLFNGGTETAETYAINLAAGIGTAAKDATSRLERSRATVDHLDALQQGVMGVSLDEELTNMIRFQQAYAATARVLDTARTMMDTLLNL; from the coding sequence ATGAGCCTGAACCAACTGTTTAGCCTGACGCGCCGCTCCTTTCAGACGATCCAGGCGGCGATGAATACCATCGGCCAAAACGTGGCCAACGCCAACACCGAGGGCTACGCGCGCCGGCGCGTTACGCTCCAGGCCGTTAACATTCGCGACGTCGGCCTTTATACCGCCCTTCCTCCCCGCTCGGCCACCGGCATGGGCGTCTCGGTAGCCGCCTACGAACGCCTGCGCGATCACCTGCTTGACGTGGCGGCCTGGGAGGCTCGCGCCAGTCTGGGGGCCTCCGACGAAGAAACCCGCATCTTGCAGGTGCTGGAAGGCATGCTGGCCGCCGACAGTGAATCGGGACTACCCGCCCTGCTCAATGACTTCTGGAATCGCTGGACCGACCTTGCGAACCACCCCACCGACACCGGTGTCCGTGAAGCGCTACGCGGACAGGCCCAGACGCTCGTTGACACGTTCCGTCGGTTGGCTCGCAACCTCGAAACCCTCACCACGCAAACCACAGATGCCCTGCGCGACGCTGTCGATCAGGCCAACAGTCTGCTTCAGGAGCTTGCCTCGCTTAACGCTACCATCCAGGCAGCCCGCCAGAAAGGCAATCCCGACTTAGTGGCCGAAGACCGCCGCGATCAACTGGTTCACGAACTGGCCGAACTGCTCCCCGTCCAGGTCCAAACGCTCGACGATGGCTCCTATCAGCTTACGGTCAACGGCATGGCCCTCGTGCAGGGCGATCAGGTCATGCCGCTCACCCTGAATCTGAGTGGCTCCACCCCTACCCTAACGTTTGGCAACACAGGCATTGCCTTCCAGACGAAGGAAGGCCAGGACGGACGCATTGGGGCGCAGCTTCGCCTGCTTACGAATACAATCCCCGACGTGCGACAACGCCTTGACACCCTGGCCGCCACCTTAGTCAACGAAATCAACAATCGCCATACAACCGGGTATGGACTGGACGGAGGGACCGGCCGCCCCTTCTTTGATCCAGCCGGTACCACTGCTGCCACCATTGCCCTGTCATCGGATGTGCTGAATGATAGTCGGGTTATTGCGGCCTCCGGCGATCCTACCGCACCGGGCGACAACAGCGTCGCCCTGCAGATCGCCGGGCTGCGCGACGCGCTGCTGTTCAACGGTGGCACTGAAACCGCCGAGACCTATGCAATCAACCTGGCTGCAGGCATCGGAACCGCCGCCAAAGACGCTACAAGCCGCCTGGAACGCTCCCGAGCCACTGTTGACCACCTGGACGCCCTCCAGCAGGGCGTTATGGGAGTGTCGCTCGACGAAGAGCTGACCAACATGATTCGTTTTCAGCAGGCCTATGCCGCCACCGCCCGCGTGCTGGACACCGCCCGCACCATGATGGACACGCTGCTAAACCTTTAA
- the flgL gene encoding flagellar hook-associated protein FlgL, translated as MNSLHVAFTRQQSLYQLLAERQIQERRLELARLQEQMATGRRVNRPSDDPSAYATSQALRQLAQRYDQHERTLALGRAWLAATEDALATLVDLFNSAYEEGLRMATETAATADRATTANVLEKRLQAVLDQLNARHNGEYLFAGTRTTTQPFQLSGATVVYNGNNQTRLQEILPGLQIALNLPGNEVWEIDENGDGTPDFTLTEAWQDLINALRADDTNQIQAAMARLDAARNHLLDRIAQVGEITRRLSMAETELQDARLRLETQRSQLEDADFAEVAVKLQRNQLSLEATLQVTSRLLQTSLLNYLAP; from the coding sequence ATGAATTCGTTGCACGTTGCGTTTACCCGCCAGCAGAGCCTCTACCAGCTCCTGGCTGAGCGCCAGATTCAGGAACGTCGCCTGGAGCTGGCCCGCCTCCAGGAGCAGATGGCAACGGGCCGCCGCGTTAACCGCCCTTCTGACGATCCCAGCGCCTATGCAACGAGTCAGGCGCTGCGCCAACTGGCGCAGCGCTACGACCAGCACGAGCGTACGCTGGCACTCGGGCGCGCCTGGCTGGCAGCCACGGAAGACGCACTGGCCACTCTCGTCGATCTGTTTAACAGCGCCTACGAAGAAGGTTTGCGGATGGCCACGGAGACGGCCGCAACAGCCGACCGCGCTACCACCGCCAACGTGCTCGAAAAACGCCTGCAGGCCGTGCTCGACCAACTCAACGCGCGCCATAACGGGGAATATCTATTTGCCGGCACCCGCACCACAACGCAGCCTTTCCAGCTCAGCGGCGCTACTGTCGTCTACAACGGCAACAACCAGACGCGCCTCCAGGAAATTCTGCCCGGCCTGCAAATCGCTCTCAATTTACCCGGCAACGAGGTCTGGGAAATTGATGAAAACGGCGATGGCACTCCGGACTTTACCCTGACCGAAGCCTGGCAAGACCTGATCAATGCGCTACGTGCGGACGACACCAACCAGATCCAGGCTGCTATGGCACGCCTGGACGCTGCCCGCAATCATTTGCTCGACCGCATCGCGCAGGTAGGCGAAATCACCCGACGACTATCCATGGCTGAAACAGAGCTGCAAGATGCGCGCCTGCGCTTAGAAACGCAACGCAGTCAGTTGGAAGACGCTGACTTTGCAGAGGTCGCGGTCAAACTCCAACGCAACCAGCTCAGTCTGGAAGCGACCCTCCAGGTAACCTCCCGCCTGTTGCAAACCAGCCTGTTGAATTATCTGGCACCATGA